The nucleotide sequence TTTTTAAAGGTTCTGTAATTGATCTTGGGAAGGAATAAGAAATTCTCGCATCCCTTAATTTAATAAATGAAGTATCAAAAGTATTGGTTTCTACGTTTGCTCTTCTGTAATAATCACCATAATATGTTGAAGCTAAAATTCCTTTTGTATTAGGTGAATATGATCCGTCTGCATTCTGAACAACACCCTGCCCGATAATTAGACCTCCCGGATTGTCTCTTCCTTCCAGAGTGTGCATAAGTTTACCCTGCTCCGACATCTTATGATGTGATTGTGAATAAGCAACTCCTTTATACTGACCGTCGAACGAAAAGCTCAGGGTAATATTTTTGTATCTGAATTCATTCTGAAGACCTGCTCTCCATTTCGGAAATGCATTTCCTATCTTTTTCATCTGAGAGGGTTTTGCGGTAAGTCCGTCGGCTCCGTAAATAACCTGTCCATCCGGCGAGTACATAAGTCCATAACCATACATATCACCAATAGAACCTCCAACAACAGCGTTGTAATAAACCGCTCCGCCAACACTTCCCATCACATACGGCTCTCCCTGAAACTCTTCAGGTAAGGAAAGAATTTCGTTTCTGTTCAGAGACCAGTTTGCAGAAATGTTCCATGAGAAATTTTTATTTTTTACAGGGTAAGCATTCAGCATCATTTCTACCCCTCTGTTTCTGATTTCGCCTGAGTTGATCACTCTTTGTGAATATCCGGTTTCCCATAGAACAGGTACATTCCTGATTATCTGGTCTACAGAATTACTCTGATATATTGTAATATTATAGTTCAATCTGTTATTGAAAAGACTGAAATCCATTCCTGCTTCAACATTGGTAATCATCTCGGGTCTCAGATTAGGATTCAGGAACTTGCTTGATAATTCAACTGACCCCGGAAACGATAAGCTTGGATTGTAATAATTCTGAAGCTGATAAGGATTAGTATCATTTCCTACTTTTGACCATGAAGCCCTAAGCTTCCAGTAATTGAATTTATTGCTTTTAAGATTAAAAATATCTGAAAGAATAAATGATGATGCCACAGAAGGATAAAAATAAGAACGATTGGCTTTCGGGAGCGTACTACTCCAGTCGTTTCTGGCTGTAACGTCTAAAAAGATTTTATCCTGATAGCTAAAAGTAGCTAAACCATATGCACTATTTACCTGTTTATCAAAAGGTCTCGGAATATCAAAACGTTGAGTCACGGCATTGGTGAGATTATACACACCAGCTTTTTTTAATCCTAAAGCAAAATAATCTTTGGTAACCTGCTCTTCATATTGTGAACCTCCTCCCAAAGTTGCTGAAAAATTAATCGCTCCGAATGTATTTTTATAGTTGATCATGAGATCATTATTGAAATTCAGTCCGTTTACATATTGTTCGCGATAATATCCTTGTAGATAGTTGGCCGAACTCCACGGTCTTCTTTGGGTACGTATTTCATCATTCCAAATCATTCCGGATCTCAATAGTACATCAAAATGTTTATTTATTTGATAGTTTAAACTGATATTTCCGGTGATATTTTTCTTATTCAGACTATTGGTCATTTCATAAGCAATCAGGTACGGATTATCAATATATGAGCTGAACGGATGAATCTGGTCCACCTGCTCCTGCCCCGTTTTCCAGATGGGCTTATACCATGCTAAATCTACATT is from Epilithonimonas vandammei and encodes:
- a CDS encoding SusC/RagA family TonB-linked outer membrane protein, which translates into the protein MRKETQKLLLFSILGLVSVQMAAQQQVKKDTVKTIDEVVVTALGIKRQNKALGYSTETINSEQLLRTQNNHWTGALEGKIAGLKIQTAGAGPLATPRITLRGDVSMNGFDDQALIVLDGVPMNSRTVGTGTPAYGAGSGGDVPIDYGNDLNSINPDDIESITVLKGPTAAALYGSRGAKGAIMITTKSGKTKKGRIQVALNSYTSFDSVLKWPDYQYEYGQGTMQKNQQGEYFYSYQASADGVNTGSTSSAFGPRFNGQSYFQYDPTVQGQSKERQAWRPYTNNIKDFWEVGTTYSNNLSIESSNDKTAFRTSLSYLNNEWMMPNTGLDRWSAAVSVDHKINEKLKTNVKLSYNQTKSDNLPATGYNNQSISYFMIFQNPNVDLAWYKPIWKTGQEQVDQIHPFSSYIDNPYLIAYEMTNSLNKKNITGNISLNYQINKHFDVLLRSGMIWNDEIRTQRRPWSSANYLQGYYREQYVNGLNFNNDLMINYKNTFGAINFSATLGGGSQYEEQVTKDYFALGLKKAGVYNLTNAVTQRFDIPRPFDKQVNSAYGLATFSYQDKIFLDVTARNDWSSTLPKANRSYFYPSVASSFILSDIFNLKSNKFNYWKLRASWSKVGNDTNPYQLQNYYNPSLSFPGSVELSSKFLNPNLRPEMITNVEAGMDFSLFNNRLNYNITIYQSNSVDQIIRNVPVLWETGYSQRVINSGEIRNRGVEMMLNAYPVKNKNFSWNISANWSLNRNEILSLPEEFQGEPYVMGSVGGAVYYNAVVGGSIGDMYGYGLMYSPDGQVIYGADGLTAKPSQMKKIGNAFPKWRAGLQNEFRYKNITLSFSFDGQYKGVAYSQSHHKMSEQGKLMHTLEGRDNPGGLIIGQGVVQNADGSYSPNTKGILASTYYGDYYRRANVETNTFDTSFIKLRDARISYSFPRSITEPLKITDLTLALFGKNLWMWTKFPLFDPEVATLDNATITPGVEMGQLPTARTVGFQINVKF